From a region of the Danaus plexippus chromosome 8, MEX_DaPlex, whole genome shotgun sequence genome:
- the LOC133318861 gene encoding uncharacterized protein LOC133318861: MPRGRRANIGRRTRHASQQQVYSQNLSEERQNIIRENARLRQRVSTRRSLASYNRLAFQNDPTANYSDVENLNIGPMTTVCRYCNALKFKRETAGLCCASGKVKLDPLLTPPQPLKPLFDGSDPDSSHFLQHILEYNNCFRMTSFGANIIREGGFMPTCKIQGQIYHLHGSMVPTPDEPHQFLQIYFISSMVDQLNVRCNIQGTQQLKRRIIEQLQAFFHANNAVVNMFKTALERMPSDTHKFVIRADCTPTGEHVRRFNAPTVNDVAAIIVGDPTKSRDIVVQRRSNIMHRVNETHRLYDALQYPIIYWQGQDGYDITLKMVDPITSVSTNKNLSAMNYYAYRMMIRTHEENVILKCRRLFQQFAVDMYVKVETERLAFIRFNQAKLRSEDYIHLRDAIHSDGDVQSIGRLTILPSSYIGSPRHMHEYAQDAMTYVRNYGTPDLFITFTCNPKWTEIERELEPGQKPQDRHDIIARVFQQKLKEQLRRIKRNQERERLAGNVSVPGSSISDSMNMSTMSDLGSKSPGLIPLGQIKQEPDLHTPSRRRAKLKPDLKLKCGACGQVGHMRTNKACPLYTGGGAVTPEHDEPAPEPDDLDLGYVDGTKLTLPSKFVKQSSEELRRRSGSRREVRAAGRTKRRGTASDSCDYLVKRPAERRRTDPLVTLSSLLEDVLNTMRHLPDVQPFLFPVNPKLVADYYRIVSRPMDLQTIRDNLRQKHYQSREEFLADVNQIVENSTLYNGPTSSLTVAAQRMMQRCFEKLAEKEEQFMKLEKQINPLLDDNDQVALSFIFENLLTTKLKVMPEAWPFLKPVNKKQVKDYYNVIKKPIDMETIGKKIQAHKYHSREEFLRDIQLLVDNCRAYNGLNSQFTRQAEAVLKVTQEALEQFDEHVSQLEANIARVQQKMLEDAEQSELEDDPPPPSDEKRGRGRPKKHKPSTSTSMADDATQRKRSRVKKDQNSLVDDLQYSDSGSSGLEEVEQKDAAEAMVQLSVRPDDDIPDSSFDTSEFLIKREVPDEPHELVDLDSHSTDYTYPAVVKEEPIEPDMNMDPPMMDALPEHTQFKEEPLENWQPDPVIQDDLRVTDSEEEAEDGLWF, from the exons ATGCCTAGAGGACGACGTGCGAACATCGGCCGCCGCACAAGACATGCAAGTCAGCAACAAGTGTATTCACAGAACTTAAGCGAagaaagacaaaatataataagagaaaATGCCCGATTGAGACAACGCGTGAGTACACGAAGATCATTGGCATCATACAATCGCTTGGCATTCCAAAATGATCCCACTGCGAACTACAGTGacgttgaaaatttaaatattggacCAATGACGACTGTATGCCGATATTGCAATGCGTTAAAGTTCAAAAGAGAAACGGCTGGATTGTGCTGCGCAAGTGGAAAAGTCAAACTGGATCCATTACTTACACCACCACAGCCACTGAAACCATTGTTCGATGGAAGTGATCCCGATTCCAGCCATTTTCTTCAACACATCCTTGAATACAATAACTGCTTTCGCATGACTTCCTTTGGAGCTAATATCATTCGAGAAGGCGGCTTCATGCCGACTTGCAAG ATACAAGgacaaatatatcatttgcATGGTTCAATGGTGCCAACACCAGATGAACCGCATCAATTtctgcaaatatatttcatttcgtCGATGGTGGATCAGCTGAATGTGCGGTGTAATATTCAGGGAACACAACAGTTAAAGAGACGGATTATTGAACAGTTGCAAGCATTTTTTCACGCTAATAACGCTGTGGTTAATATGTTCAAAACAGCATTGGAACGAATGCCATCGGATACGCACAAATTTGTCATAAGAGCGGATTGTACCCCAACAGGTGAACATGTGCGAAGATTCAATGCACCCACCGTTAATGATGTTGCTGCAATTATTGTTGGCGATCCAACTAAATCGCGAGACATTGTCGTTCAGCGAAGAAGCAATATCATGCATCGTGTAAACGAGACACATCGTTTGTACGATGCGTTACAATATCCAATCATTTATTGGCAAGGGCAAGACGGATACGACATCACGTTGAAGATGGTCGATCCAattacaa GCGTATCaacgaataaaaatctaaGCGCAATGAATTACTATGCGTATCGTATGATGATTCGTACACATGAGGAGAATGTCATTCTGAAGTGCCGTCGGCTATTCCAGCAATTCGCTGTCGACATGTATGTCAAAGTCGAGACAGAACGTTTAGCGTTCATCCGATTCAATCAGGCAAAGCTACGATCTGAGGACTATATACACTTGCGTGATGCTATTCATTCAGATGGTGATGTTCAGAGTATTGGACGTCTGACGATTCTCCCATCATCTTATATCGGAAGCCCACGCCACATGCACGAATACGCTCAAGACGCTATGACGTACGTGCGAAATTATGGAACTcccgatttatttattacgttcaCTTGCAATCCGAAGTGGACGGAAATTGAACGTGAGTTGGAACCGGGCCAAAAACCGCAAGATCGCCATGACATAATAGCCAGAGTATTTCAGCAAAAACTCAAG gaACAATTGAGACGTATCAAGAGGAACCAAGAAAGGGAGAGACTGGCTGGAAATGTATCAGTACCTGGTTCATCTATCAGTGATA GTATGAACATGTCGACCATGTCTGACCTAGGGTCCAAATCACCTGGCCTGATCCCATTGGGTCAGATCAAACAGGAACCGGATCTTCACACACCATCTAGACGACGGGCCAAATTGAAGCCCGATTTGAAATTAAAG TGCGGAGCGTGCGGTCAAGTTGGTCACATGCGTACAAACAAGGCGTGTCCGTTATACACAGGGGGCGGGGCGGTGACCCCCGAACATGATGAACCAGCCCCCGAACCTGACGACCTTGACCTTGGATATGTGGATGGAACCAAGCTCACACTACCTTCTAAATTTGttaag CAATCTTCGGAGGAGCTTCGTCGTCGTAGCGGCAGTCGTCGCGAGGTCCGAGCTGCTGGGCGAACCAAGAGACGCGGCACTGCCAGTGATTCTTGTGATTATCTCGTCAAAAGACCAGCGGAAAGACGCAGAACTGATCCACTAGTGACTCTCTCGTCCCTATTAGAAGACGTATTGAACACTATGAGACACCTCCCCGATGTACAACCCTTCCTGTTCCCAGTCAATCCGAAG CTGGTAGCGGATTACTATCGTATCGTATCGCGGCCGATGGATCTACAGACTATAAGGGACAATTTGAGGCAAAAACACTATCAAAGCCGCGAAGAATTCTTGGCTGATGTCAACCAGATCGTAGAAAATTCTACTCTTTACAATG GTCCTACGAGCAGCTTGACGGTAGCAGCGCAGCGTATGATGCAACGCTGTTTCGAAAAACTGGCAGAGAAAGAGGAACAGTTTATGAAACTGGAGAAACAAATCAACCCGCTGCTAGATGATAACGACCAG GTGGCTTTATCGTTTATTTTTGAGAATCTCTTAACAACGAAACTTAAAGTTATGCCGGAAGCTTGGCCATTCCTGAAACCAGTTAACAAGAAACAGGTCAAAGATtactataatgttattaaaaaaccaaTCGACATGGAGACGATAGGAAAGAAAATACAAG CTCATAAGTACCACAGTCGGGAGGAATTTCTTCGGGATATACAGTTGTTGGTGGATAACTGTCGTGCTTACAACGGACTTAACTCACAGTTCACGAGACAGGCCGAGGCCGTACTCAAAGTAACCCAAGAAGCCCTAGAACAG TTCGATGAGCACGTGAGTCAGCTGGAGGCGAATATAGCACGCGTTCAGCAAAAGATGTTAGAGGATGCTGAGCAGTCTGAGTTAGAAGATGACCCGCCGCCGCCCAGCGACGAGAAAAGAGGCCGCGGAAGACCGAAGAAACACAAACCAAGCACATCAACATCGATGGCAGATG ATGCCACACAGAGGAAACGTAGTCGTGTCAAGAAGGACCAAAATAGTCTGGTTGatg atttaCAATATTCTGACAGTGGAAGTTCAGGTCTAGAGGAAGTCGAACAAAAAGATGCAGCTGAAGCTATGGTACAATTATCTGTTCGACCTG ATGACGACATTCCTGATTCGAGCTTCGATACTTCTGAGTTCCTCATCAAGCGCGAGGTTCCAGACGAGCCGCACGAGCTGGTCGACCTGGACAGTCACAGCACTGACTATACTTACCCTGCCGTTGTAaag gaGGAACCAATCGAGCCGGACATGAACATGGATCCGCCAATGATGGACGCGCTCCCTGAACACACGCAGTTTAAAGAAGAGCCGCTTGAGAACTGGCAG ccGGACCCTGTAATTCAGGATGACCTAAGAGTAACGGACAGCGAAGAAGAAGCAGAAGATGGACTTTggttttag